Genomic window (Nitrospirales bacterium LBB_01):
CAGGGAGTGGGAGCAATTAATTTCATAGGGAAAGGGTTTAAAACAGAGGTAAGTCCGCCGTTTGAGGAGAGTTTGAACTGCGAGTTCTGCGGTCAGTGTGTTGATGCCTGTCCTGTGGGAGCGCTTGGCAGCAAGAATTTTAAACACCGCTCAAGAGCTTGGTTTTTAGAGCACAGGGAAAACATCTGCCCATATTGTAGTGTAGGCTGCACGCTTTCTCTTGATATTTCAGAGGGTAAGATTCTAAACGTACGCGGGCTTGATTTTCAGGGTGTTAACAAAGGTGATCTCTGCACAAAAGGCCGCTACGGCTATGACTACATATATAGCGACAACAGGCTGAAAACCCCGCTTGTAAGAAAAGACGGTGTGCTCAAAGAGGCCTCGTGGGAGGAGGTAATGGCACTGATAGCGAAAAATATTAAATCAGTGCTGGCATCAGGGGGACCCGAGGCAATAGGAGCAATCGGCTCACCGCGCTGCACAAATGAAGATAACCACATGCTGCAAAGATTTATGAGAACCGTGGTTGGCTCAGACAATATAGATTCCTCGTCGCGTTTTGGATACACAAAAGTCCAGAGGGCGTTTGAACAGACTTTTGGGATAAGTTTTAATCCTATAGACATAGACTCTCCGCTTAAAAGCGCTGCCACACTTGTTCTTGAGTCAGACATAACCTCAACACATCCCATCTGGGGACTTAAATTCATAGAGGCGGTAAGGAAGGGTCATAAACTTATAGTAGCTGACCCAAGAGAGACAAAGCTTTCCCGTCATGCCACGACATGGGTAAGAATAAAGCCCGGCACCTCACAAGCGCTCCTCTATGGGCTTATTAAGAGAGCGTATGATGATGGACATCACTTAAAAAATGAGATGACACAAGGAATAGAGGGTTTTGAAGCACTGGTAGCAACAGTAAGTACTTTTACGGCAGAAAAGGTGTGTGAAATAACCGCCATAGAAAAGGATGATTTCCTAAAAATATGCGACGACTACCTTGGGGCGGAAAGCCGGCTGATTGCGTTGACAGTTGGTGTTGGAGAAAATTCAAAGAGTGTAAACACGGCAATTTCTGCGGCTAATTTGGTTATGTTTCTTGGCGATGGTCCATCATCGCTTCAAATCCCACCGCTTTTAGCAAACACACTTGGCATGTTGAAAATGGGCGTATCTCCATACTACCTTCCAGGGTTTAAGAAAATAACAGGGAAACCCGGCAAAGATTTATTTAAGATGCTCTATGAAAAGGGAGCTATAAAGTTTCTCTACCTGATGGGAGAAGACCCTATTGTCACCTATCCGGACACAAACAGGATAAAAGAGGCACTTTCAAGTCTTGACTTTCTTATAGTGCAGGATATAAGGCTGTCAGAGACGGCGCTTATGGCTGATGTTGTGCTTCCGGCCTCCAGTTGGTCAGAAAAAGAGGGGACATTTACAAACTTTATGGGGCTTGACCAGAGGGTCAGAAAAGTTGTCCCGCAAGCCAGTGAGTCTATGCCTGATTGGCAGATACTGAGAAATTTAGCCAGATTTACGCACAAAAATGTGGGCGCCGATAGTTTGTACTCCTATCAGGACGAAATATCTGCAATCAAAATTGAGACTGAAACTCAAAAGTGGAGATTTGTGAGTGTGCCGTTTAAATTTGTAGTTGAGACTGATAATGATTACCCGCTTTACATGGTAACCGGCAATCTTATGCAGCACTCAGGGGCACTCTCTTCGATGTCAAAGAGCCTTAGCCACGTTGTTTCAGACGCCTTTATTCAGGTTAATCAAGTGGATGCAATCCGCTACCATCTCAAAGACGATGCACTAGTACATGTGGAGTCCAGAAACGGGCAGACTGTGGTAAAGGTGCGCATAACAGATGAGATACCTCAGGGAATGGTCTTTGCTCCGATTCATTTTTCACGAGCGATGGTTAATGCTCTTACGTTTGAGACAAACGAGGACTCACCGCCGCTTACGCCTGTAAAAGTGCGCCCTGTGGGGTAAACTGCTCAGCCGTAATTTTTTGTGTTTTTCTCCGTAAATCTGATACAATGTCTTAGATTATGTTAGACACTAGTACGATTTCATGTTTAATTGAGGTGACAGATGCCAGGTAAGAGAAAACCGTATGTCATAACGCGGGGAAAGATAATTTTTGATATTTCCGGTAATTACTGCGACTCGCCGGCTTCACTTTTGCGAAGTGATATTTTTATGGAAATTCTAACGCACTTTATTGAGCGTCTATCCTTAAAAGAAACCACTATCTATGGTCGTATAAAGTCAAACATCCCGCCCAAAAAACAGGCTAACATGTCCGGGTTCATAGCTGGTCTTTTCAGACTCCTTGTCTCACACACTGCCTCTGAAATAGCTAACCTCAGCAATGTTTACAACAAGGTGCTGACTGAGAAAAACAGTATTCTTGAGTTTATAGAAGAACTCTATAATTACTGGAGACGCCTTGAGCGATTCCTATACATGGAGGCCCCAAAACGCTCCAGATATACTACATCAAGCATTCACCACTCACAGTTTATAAAGACTAACACGGAGCTAAAAGACCTTGTGCTTGAGACGTACAGACATGTCAGAGAGAATCTGATAGGCAAAAACCCTCGTTCGTACAGACAGCTTCCGGCAGGGGCCAACATGGGGATGCTGCTTGAGAGGATTCAGTGGGACTGTCCTGAACTCTACTCTCGTGTCAGAGAGATACCATTTATCCGCTTAACTATAATGGAATCGCCGCTTATTCTTTACCCTAAGGCAAACACAAGAAAGGGCAGTTTTGAGGAAATAAAAAAACTGACCGAGGACATGATACTGCTTGTCAATGAGCAGTGGTTTTGCTATCCGGCAAAGGTCGGCCCACTTACTGCTTTCATATACTTTCACCAGGATTTTATATCTCAGGCACTGTCGCTCTGTAATCTGTTTGAACTGTCCGACTACGAGGATATAGAGGACAAACGCCCCGATATGATACTTTTTTATGGATTAAAAACCGTTGACATCTCTGCAAGCACTGCCTTCTACGAAGACAAACAGAATGAGATGTTTGTGGGACTTGTGCAGCACTCAGAAGACATTGATTACTTTGGATATTTTAAGAAGCTTCCGCTGACTCTCCACAACATGACAATGCTTAAGCGTAACCGGTTGCCGGTTCACGGTGCTATGGTGCACTTGACACTTAAAGACGGTTCAAGCGCAGGCATTGTAATAGTTGGCGATAGCGGCGCCGGAAAATCGGAAACCCTTGAAGCCCTTCGCACACTTGCTGAGGATTACATCAGAGATATTACCATTGTTTTTGATGATATGGGATCTCTTGCTCTTAACGATGATGGCGCTCTGGTAGGATACGGCACTGAAATCGGCGCCTTTGTCCGTCTTGATGACCTCCATCCGGGATACGCCTATGAGGAGATAGACAGAAGCATTTTTATGAATCCCGATAAGATAAATGCGCGCCTCATTATTCCTGTTACAACCTACAATTACATCACAAAGGGGTTTGGCATAAATATCGTGCTGTATGCTAATAACTTTGCGGAGGTTGATGGAAATGTTATAGAACTATTCACTAATGCCAGTGCAGCGCTGGATGTATTCAGAAGCGGCGCAAGAGTAGCTAAAGGGACTACAGATGAAACTGGAATAGTTAACACATATTTTGCTAATCCCTTTGGAGCTCCACAAAGACGGGATACACACGAGGAAATGGCGGCGTTCTATTTTAATAAGATGTTTGCAACCGGAGTGAAAGTCGGACAGATAAGAACTAGACTTGCCATTAAAGGATATGCTCAGGAGGGGCCGAAGGAGGCTGCAATGGAGCTGCTTAAGTTTATCAAAAAAACGTAACTACTAAGAGGAGACCATTGTGTCAAAAGCAGTAATATATGTTTTATTGATTTTGTTTTCGTTTGTTTCAGCCTGTTCGAAACATAATGAACCAGTGTCAGAAGTGCCCAAAAATCCAGCGCAGTACCTTGTCAGCCAAGCGCCGCATACTGCAGAGACACAAGCTCAAGAGAAATCCCACGGGAAAATTGACATGAAATCTCAGAAAGACAATGGCGATAAAGACAGTGGAAAACACAAGGTGGAAATCCTTGTGCCTGACGATGTTAAAAATACGTGGGAGTCGGTAAAGTTATTGATAACCGACAAAAAAACCGCTAAAAAAGAAACTCCTGAAATTAAACTCAACACAGACTATAAGATTAATGGCACCGATATTGTTATAAAGGTGGGACAGTTTCTTCCTGATTTCAGAATGGATACCATCACGATAACCTCAATGTCAAATGAACCGAACA
Coding sequences:
- a CDS encoding molybdopterin-dependent oxidoreductase; the protein is MIELTINGNKITVESGKTILDAARENDIFIPHLCWDRRLTPFGGCRICVVQIEGHERLFTSCSTPAENGMVVHTETPDVLKARQMVMDLLLVHHPLDCPVCDKAGECKLQDLAYQYGPSESKFRGEKKHSIEEMENPLIEINPNRCILCGRCVRVCWEHQGVGAINFIGKGFKTEVSPPFEESLNCEFCGQCVDACPVGALGSKNFKHRSRAWFLEHRENICPYCSVGCTLSLDISEGKILNVRGLDFQGVNKGDLCTKGRYGYDYIYSDNRLKTPLVRKDGVLKEASWEEVMALIAKNIKSVLASGGPEAIGAIGSPRCTNEDNHMLQRFMRTVVGSDNIDSSSRFGYTKVQRAFEQTFGISFNPIDIDSPLKSAATLVLESDITSTHPIWGLKFIEAVRKGHKLIVADPRETKLSRHATTWVRIKPGTSQALLYGLIKRAYDDGHHLKNEMTQGIEGFEALVATVSTFTAEKVCEITAIEKDDFLKICDDYLGAESRLIALTVGVGENSKSVNTAISAANLVMFLGDGPSSLQIPPLLANTLGMLKMGVSPYYLPGFKKITGKPGKDLFKMLYEKGAIKFLYLMGEDPIVTYPDTNRIKEALSSLDFLIVQDIRLSETALMADVVLPASSWSEKEGTFTNFMGLDQRVRKVVPQASESMPDWQILRNLARFTHKNVGADSLYSYQDEISAIKIETETQKWRFVSVPFKFVVETDNDYPLYMVTGNLMQHSGALSSMSKSLSHVVSDAFIQVNQVDAIRYHLKDDALVHVESRNGQTVVKVRITDEIPQGMVFAPIHFSRAMVNALTFETNEDSPPLTPVKVRPVG
- a CDS encoding phosphoenolpyruvate carboxykinase, which encodes MPGKRKPYVITRGKIIFDISGNYCDSPASLLRSDIFMEILTHFIERLSLKETTIYGRIKSNIPPKKQANMSGFIAGLFRLLVSHTASEIANLSNVYNKVLTEKNSILEFIEELYNYWRRLERFLYMEAPKRSRYTTSSIHHSQFIKTNTELKDLVLETYRHVRENLIGKNPRSYRQLPAGANMGMLLERIQWDCPELYSRVREIPFIRLTIMESPLILYPKANTRKGSFEEIKKLTEDMILLVNEQWFCYPAKVGPLTAFIYFHQDFISQALSLCNLFELSDYEDIEDKRPDMILFYGLKTVDISASTAFYEDKQNEMFVGLVQHSEDIDYFGYFKKLPLTLHNMTMLKRNRLPVHGAMVHLTLKDGSSAGIVIVGDSGAGKSETLEALRTLAEDYIRDITIVFDDMGSLALNDDGALVGYGTEIGAFVRLDDLHPGYAYEEIDRSIFMNPDKINARLIIPVTTYNYITKGFGINIVLYANNFAEVDGNVIELFTNASAALDVFRSGARVAKGTTDETGIVNTYFANPFGAPQRRDTHEEMAAFYFNKMFATGVKVGQIRTRLAIKGYAQEGPKEAAMELLKFIKKT
- a CDS encoding DUF2155 domain-containing protein, coding for MSKAVIYVLLILFSFVSACSKHNEPVSEVPKNPAQYLVSQAPHTAETQAQEKSHGKIDMKSQKDNGDKDSGKHKVEILVPDDVKNTWESVKLLITDKKTAKKETPEIKLNTDYKINGTDIVIKVGQFLPDFRMDTITITSMSNEPNNPAVNVTITEGGKEIFTGWLYSKFPDVHPFEHNKYAVTLVEGIRKK